From one Flavobacteriales bacterium genomic stretch:
- a CDS encoding homocysteine S-methyltransferase family protein encodes MKTLEQLAQERILVLDGAMGTMIQKLGLTEADFHPKGMENHPILLKGNNELLSLTRPEAIRKIHEQYLEAGADIVETNTFSATSIAQAEHECSHLARAINLESVRLAKEACAKYTAMDPSKPRFVAGAIGPMNKTASLSPDVNDPGFRAVTFDQLVAAYKGQVEALLDGGVDILLVETIFDTLNAKAAFFAIDEVFEARNTRVPLMCSVTITDASGRTLSGQTIEAFLISIAHVPLFSMGLNCALGAAQMRPYLEVIAEQSPCRVSIYPNAGLPDQMGEYRETPEVTARLVGEFMANGWVNVVGGCCGTTPEHIAALAAEAKRHAPRPIEAPVASTHGVDR; translated from the coding sequence ATGAAGACACTCGAACAGCTCGCCCAGGAGCGCATCCTCGTCCTCGACGGGGCCATGGGCACCATGATCCAGAAGCTCGGCCTCACCGAGGCGGACTTCCATCCGAAAGGCATGGAGAACCACCCTATCCTGCTGAAGGGCAACAACGAACTGCTCTCGCTCACGCGGCCCGAGGCCATCCGAAAGATCCACGAGCAATACCTGGAGGCCGGCGCCGACATCGTGGAGACCAACACCTTCTCCGCCACCAGCATCGCGCAAGCGGAGCATGAGTGCAGCCACCTGGCGCGCGCGATCAACCTGGAATCGGTGCGCTTGGCGAAGGAGGCGTGCGCGAAGTACACCGCGATGGATCCGAGCAAGCCGCGCTTCGTGGCCGGTGCCATCGGGCCGATGAACAAGACCGCATCGCTCAGTCCCGACGTGAACGATCCCGGCTTCCGCGCCGTCACCTTCGATCAGCTCGTGGCCGCCTACAAGGGACAGGTGGAGGCCCTGCTCGACGGCGGCGTGGACATCCTCCTGGTGGAGACCATCTTCGACACGCTCAACGCCAAGGCCGCCTTCTTCGCCATCGATGAGGTCTTTGAGGCGCGCAACACCAGAGTGCCGCTCATGTGCAGCGTCACGATCACCGATGCTAGCGGGCGCACCCTCAGCGGCCAGACCATCGAGGCCTTCCTCATCAGCATCGCACACGTTCCTCTTTTTAGCATGGGCCTCAACTGCGCGCTGGGCGCGGCCCAGATGCGGCCCTACCTGGAGGTGATCGCCGAGCAGAGCCCCTGCCGCGTAAGCATCTACCCCAACGCCGGCCTGCCCGACCAGATGGGCGAATACCGCGAAACGCCCGAGGTCACCGCCCGCCTCGTGGGCGAGTTCATGGCCAACGGCTGGGTGAACGTGGTGGGCGGGTGTTGTGGAACCACGCCGGAGCATATCGCGGCATTAGCGGCTGAGGCCAAGCGGCACGCACCACGCCCGATCGAAGCACCCGTAGCGTCGACCCACGGGGTCGACCGTTGA
- a CDS encoding DUF420 domain-containing protein gives MNQPYPKPSLTIADAKAKRTIWIFSAIVFLAVVVLNRVKVGTPGGFDPHVFARINAAINSLVSALLIAGLFTARAGRWTAHRSVMLAAMALSVLFLVSYILHHLFAGDTPFGGEGAIKVLYYIILATHILLAAGSLPYILFTAYRALSGRYAEHRKLARRTWPIWLCVSISGVVVYLMISPFY, from the coding sequence ATGAATCAGCCCTATCCCAAGCCTTCGCTCACCATCGCCGATGCCAAGGCGAAGCGGACCATCTGGATCTTCTCGGCCATCGTGTTCCTGGCCGTGGTGGTGCTCAATCGGGTGAAGGTGGGCACCCCCGGCGGCTTCGACCCGCATGTGTTCGCGCGCATCAACGCGGCCATTAATTCGCTGGTGAGCGCGTTGCTCATCGCGGGCCTCTTCACCGCGCGTGCCGGGCGGTGGACCGCGCACCGCAGCGTGATGCTCGCGGCCATGGCGCTCTCCGTGCTCTTCCTGGTGTCCTATATCCTGCATCACCTCTTCGCTGGCGATACCCCCTTTGGCGGCGAAGGCGCGATCAAGGTGCTCTATTACATCATCCTCGCCACGCACATCCTGCTTGCTGCGGGATCACTGCCCTACATCCTGTTCACGGCCTATCGCGCGCTCAGTGGCCGCTATGCCGAGCACCGCAAGCTCGCGCGCCGCACTTGGCCCATCTGGCTCTGCGTGAGCATCAGCGGCGTGGTGGTGTACCTGATGATCTCGCCGTTCTACTAA
- a CDS encoding SCO family protein, which translates to MLVEPSGRRKKFLILGGIAAFVLGLFVFFSPWLGLAKHRFNFLPYYGPKEVVAVERDGQVIIDTVYHQLPPFSFIDQFGRPFTDKQVEGKIIVADFFFTRCGTICPKMSGQMQQMQLKLDDPAFKDVVFLSHTVDPEHDTPDVLNEYAHKLQADTARWKFLTGDKQALYLQGSEGYHVAAREDVMAPGGFLHSETFVLVDKDRHIRGMYDGTTMKGMMDCANDIKMLLKEEKVKRAEAVREERRQR; encoded by the coding sequence ATGCTGGTGGAGCCCTCGGGCCGTCGCAAGAAGTTCCTCATCCTGGGCGGCATCGCTGCTTTCGTCCTCGGCCTCTTCGTGTTCTTCTCACCGTGGCTGGGCTTGGCGAAGCACCGGTTCAATTTCCTGCCTTACTACGGTCCCAAGGAAGTGGTGGCCGTAGAGCGCGACGGCCAGGTCATCATCGACACGGTTTACCACCAGCTGCCGCCCTTCAGCTTCATCGATCAGTTCGGCCGTCCGTTCACGGACAAGCAGGTCGAGGGCAAGATCATCGTGGCCGATTTCTTCTTCACGCGCTGCGGCACCATCTGCCCGAAGATGAGCGGCCAGATGCAGCAGATGCAGCTCAAGCTCGACGATCCCGCCTTCAAGGATGTGGTCTTCCTCAGCCACACCGTGGATCCGGAGCACGACACGCCCGACGTACTGAACGAGTACGCGCACAAGCTGCAAGCCGATACCGCCCGCTGGAAGTTCCTCACCGGCGACAAGCAGGCCCTTTACCTTCAAGGCAGCGAAGGCTACCATGTGGCGGCTCGTGAAGACGTGATGGCGCCGGGCGGCTTCCTGCACTCCGAGACATTCGTCCTCGTCGATAAGGACCGGCACATCCGCGGCATGTACGACGGCACCACCATGAAGGGCATGATGGATTGCGCCAACGACATCAAGATGCTGCTGAAGGAGGAGAAGGTGAAGCGCGCCGAGGCCGTGCGTGAGGAAAGGAGGCAGCGGTGA
- a CDS encoding cytochrome C oxidase subunit IV family protein has translation MERDDIIEYSLDAHHSEEEGKRIRRRIWMVTLLLAVVTTVEVTLGAYWKSWFDLGAWNTIKWTYVVLTLVKAAYIVMTFMHLGDERRNIRSIILLPYALFILYLLFIAVWESQYVKYLWETYL, from the coding sequence ATGGAACGCGACGACATCATCGAATACAGCCTCGACGCCCACCACAGCGAAGAGGAAGGCAAGAGGATTCGCCGGAGGATCTGGATGGTGACCCTGCTGCTCGCCGTGGTGACCACCGTGGAAGTGACCTTGGGCGCCTATTGGAAGAGCTGGTTCGACCTGGGCGCCTGGAACACCATCAAATGGACCTATGTGGTGCTCACCCTGGTGAAGGCCGCCTACATCGTGATGACCTTCATGCACCTGGGCGATGAGCGCCGCAACATCCGCTCGATCATCCTGCTCCCCTACGCGCTCTTCATCCTCTACCTGCTCTTCATCGCGGTGTGGGAGTCGCAGTACGTCAAGTACCTCTGGGAGACTTACCTCTGA
- a CDS encoding cytochrome c oxidase subunit 3, with amino-acid sequence MAGDATKALSNDVLWGGGRSPFSISYGKMMMWFFLVSDALTFSGLLVGYGFVRHSTTEAWPIGEEVFRALPWLHGSFPLIYVALMTAILIFSSVTMVLAVEAGHRMDKSGVVKWLFATVIGGAFFVGSQAWEWYHFNHGSGGYITLESGDKYWVHNDAHDTHDPAHAEGFHLVKALPGHYLLPDTLPGGAEAPPVTGDAAQQLWKEKVVYMAGAPFPWSTNGIEFNEYGPQQYANFFYFITGFHGFHVFSGVIINLIVLIMVMKGIFHRRGHYEMVEKAGLYWHFVDLVWVFVFTFFYLL; translated from the coding sequence ATGGCAGGAGACGCTACAAAAGCCCTGAGCAACGACGTCCTCTGGGGCGGCGGCCGCTCCCCGTTCAGCATCAGCTACGGGAAGATGATGATGTGGTTCTTCCTGGTGTCCGACGCCCTCACCTTCAGCGGCTTGCTGGTGGGCTACGGCTTCGTTCGCCACAGCACCACCGAGGCCTGGCCTATCGGCGAGGAGGTGTTCCGCGCCCTGCCCTGGCTGCATGGCTCCTTCCCGCTGATCTATGTGGCGCTGATGACCGCCATCCTGATCTTCAGCTCCGTTACCATGGTGCTGGCGGTGGAGGCTGGTCATCGGATGGATAAGAGCGGGGTGGTCAAGTGGCTCTTCGCCACGGTGATCGGCGGCGCCTTCTTCGTGGGCAGCCAGGCGTGGGAGTGGTACCACTTCAATCATGGCAGCGGCGGCTACATCACCCTCGAGAGCGGCGATAAGTACTGGGTGCACAACGATGCGCACGATACCCACGACCCCGCGCATGCCGAGGGCTTCCATCTGGTGAAGGCACTGCCCGGGCATTACCTGCTGCCCGACACCCTGCCCGGTGGCGCCGAAGCGCCCCCTGTGACCGGCGATGCCGCCCAGCAGCTCTGGAAGGAGAAGGTCGTGTACATGGCCGGCGCCCCCTTCCCTTGGAGCACGAATGGCATCGAGTTCAATGAGTACGGCCCACAGCAATACGCCAACTTCTTCTACTTCATCACCGGCTTCCACGGCTTCCACGTGTTCAGCGGGGTCATCATCAACCTCATCGTGCTGATCATGGTGATGAAGGGCATATTCCACCGGCGCGGCCACTACGAGATGGTGGAGAAGGCCGGCCTCTACTGGCACTTCGTTGATCTGGTGTGGGTGTTCGTGTTCACCTTCTTCTACCTGCTCTGA